The Stigmatella ashevillena genomic sequence ACAGGCCAGGAGGAAGGTATGAAGGGCATAGTAGAACCCACCCGGCAACTCGTCAGGGGGGCCCAGAGGCTCCAACAACTCTTTCCCGCGCCTTTCGGCCCACTGCCTCTGCAGGTACCGCTCCGCCGCGGCCAGTTCCTCGGGACGGGGCAACGGCAATTCGCGCACGGCCCTCGTGAGGGTTTCGAGATCCATGCCGGGGGCCGCTCGCAGGAGCGCGGCCCCCTCGGACAAGAACGGCCGACACGCCGTGAGGAGCGGGGCCAACCGGTCCGCCACGGCGGGGGCTGACAACTCAGCAAACACCGCCAGCGGGAATTGCCGTCCAACCCCATCCATGCTCGGAGCAAGCACGCCCAGCAAAACGTTCTGTTCCTTCGGCGCCGTGAAAAGAAAGGACACCACTCCGGAGGGCAAATCGCATCGCTCGGCATGCGCCGCCTCGACTCCCTCCGTCAGCCAGCGGTGAAGCTGGAGCGAGAGAGCACTGGCGGCGTTGATCCGGATGAAGTCGGCATGGAAAGGCGCCTTGCCCACGACGCCTGTCCGTGTAGCCGCGGCCCGGACTCTCATTCAGGGCATCCTGCTGCCAAGCATCTCGGCCTCGGGGCACCCTTTGAGGTTCCGGGCGATTCCCTGGGGCGGCAGCACCCGGGGATCCCGGAACAACTGCATCAGCTTCATCGACTGGCTTCCGCTCGCTCCGAAGAAGGGATGCGCCAGACGCTCGGGCCGGATGTCGACGGAGACCTGGGCGCCATTGAACTCTTCAATCTCCCAGGTGGCCGTGAAGAAGCGCCCATCCGGACTGGGCTCGATCTTCTTCACGCGCTCCAGCAACCGGAACAGGCCCCACTCACCCGGCTGGCTGATCTCCGACATGTGCCCCTTCGAGTTGATGACTTGAAGGCTGGCCCCCAGCTCTCCGGCCTGCCCTGGCCAGATGAGCCGCTGCCAGACATTGTCGGGACCATTGCGGTAGAGCACCTCGGTGCCATCCAGGGTGAACTTGACGGAAGCAATGTCCGAAGAGTCGGAACCCGGGGAGGTTCCCGCCCGGACTTTGATTTGGAACCGGACGAGCGGCTGCACCTCATCCCCAGGGAACAGCGCGGTCGACAGGGCGTTGAGCCGCTCCAGGTAGATGGGGAGATCGTCGCGGTACATGCTCACGGAACTCGGCGCCAGTTGCCACCGCCGCCCATTGGCCAGCAGATCTTCCTTCAGTTGGTTTTGAATGAACCGGCTCACCAGGCCGTTGGAGGGCCGCAAGAACTCGGCCAGCTCCGCCAGCGGCGCATCCTCCAGCGAGTCCTTGACGAAGGGATACCGGCGTCCCATCACGCCCATGAAGTGCCGGGTCACCTCGGAGCACCACAAATTGCTCTTCGTCCGGGACACCCCTTCGGTGACGATGATCTTCACATCCCGGATGGGCGGCAGGAGGAGCCTTGCAAACAGGGCCTGATTGCCTTCCTGAGAGCCGATGAGCAGCTCGACGTCCTTCCGGACGGACTTGGTGCGCTCCATCAGAAGCCCGGACTCGGCCGGCTTCTCCTTCACATCCAGGATGGTGTTGAGCACCAGCGTGAGCTGGTCCTGGTAATAGTCGAGCTGAGTGACCTGCTCTTCCTTGTCCTCCGTGGACTGGGTCTTCGTGGCGAACCGAACGAGCCCTCCAAAGCTGTTCGCCACGTCCTCGGGCATAAGTTCCGTTTCGCCCTTTCCATCGCGGAGGTTGATCAGCCGATTGGAATCCCGCTCCTGCGTGGAGTCCCCCTTGAGGGTCCGCTCGATCAGCGCCTTGATGTCCTTGCCGCCCGCCTCCTTCGGCGTGGAGAGCTGGACGTTGTGCGCCACGGCCCGGAAAAGCTTCCCGAAGGGGGGTGGCTTGCCTCGGGTGAGGCTCGTCAGCATGCGCTCGGTCTGATCGATGTCGTGGGGCTCTTCGATGCGGATGGAGAAGAGGAACTCGGTCCACTCCTCGATGTACTTCTGGTAGTAACGCGTCCGCAGCTCGGCCTGCAGGTCCGCCTGGTCCTCCTTGGAGTCCCGGTTGAGCACCCAGGCCTGCGTGTCCTGGAACGCCTCATCCAGCTGCCTTCTCAGCATCTCCTCCCAGGCCCTGCGGGTGAAGGCGCCCCGCACCTTGCGCGCGGCCCTCATCTCGGGAACCGCGCCCACGATGTCGCTCAGGGTGAGGTCTGGATACTCGCGTGAGGCCTCGGCCATGAGTTGCTCAAGGTGCAGGGTCGCCAGCGGCACGCGATTGAGGGCACGACGGGTCCCGCGCACGAGTCCATCGTCCCGCACGAACCCCAGCCGCCTCGGATCCACGGCCAGCATCTCGATGTACGTCTCCGCATGCCGGGCGATGGTCTCCTCCAGCAGCACATCGCGGTCGGTTCCCCGGATGCCTCTCCAATGTCCGACGATCTGCCAGACCAACCAGGACTGGTGGGCCGCATCCAGCTCAGGCTCTCGCGGACTGCGCGGATAGGTGATGAGCAGGTACATCTTCAGATCGTCCATGTTGCGGCCGTACAGCTCCGAACTCGGCTTCCAATCGGGGCGATCCTGGTTCTCGGCGAACAGCTTCAGGGACTGCTTGATGCGGCCGTGCTGACGGCCCAGGAGAATTCCCTTGAGCTGGTCGTTGTAGAAGGTCTGCGCCAAGGGGAAGAGGTTGTTCCCCTGGTACATGCCCATCCGCAGCCAGAACGGCTCGCCGTCCACCTGGTAGTGGTGGAGCCGCTTGATCTGCTGCTGAAGCGGCGTCAGCTCCTCGACGCGTCGGATGTCGTCGTTCTCTTCCAGCTTCACGGAGACGATGGTGTCCCGGATGCTGCGCACCATCATGAGGTTCTGAAAGTAGGACACCAGGGGCAGGACCAGCACCAACGCCGCGGTGGCCATGCAGGCCACCGCCAACGTGAAGCGCTGCTTGCGCAGACGGAGCTCCTCCATGGAGCTGCGCACCGCGAGCTTCTGGTCCTGGAACATCACCTTGTTGAAGACGTCCCAGAGGAAGAAGCTCCGTCCCTCCACGGTCTCCGCGGGCGCGCGGTTGACGCCGAAGACCTCGGAAGCCCCGCCCGTGACCTGGCGCTCGGCGATGCGCACGTCCTGCGTGCCACTGGTGAAGTAGAGCCCGCGCATCACGGGCGTGTCCTGGAACACGCTCTCCATGAACAGCGGCTGGATGAACTCCGTCAGGCTCTTTCGGAGGGCGTCGAACCGCAGGGGGAACTGGTGAATCCGCTCGCGCGTCTCCAGCCGTCGCTCCTGTCCGATGCGCCGGATGGACCGGTGCTCCAGCACGGAGGTCAGCTCATCGAAGCGGCTGAGCAGCAGCTCCGAGGGAGCCTCCTGCTGGGTCGACAACGGGGCGGTGAAGCCCCAGATCTGACCACGCTCGGAGCGCGGGAGATCCGCGAACATCTCCACGAACCCCGGGAGCAAGTCGCACTTGGTGACCATCACATAGATGGGCACCACGACCTTGAGCCGCGTCGTCACCTCGTCCACCCGCTCGCGGATGCGCTGCCCCAAGGTACCGGCCGCCTGCGGGTCGGTGCCCATCAGGTCGCTCACGCTCACCGTGACGATCAACCCATTGATGGGCCGACTGGGGCGGTTGCGTCCCAGGATGTCGAGGAAGGCGAACCACTCTTCCCGGTCTTCGTCCCCGGTGGTGTAGCGACCCGCAGAGTCCAGGAACACGGCCTCGTTGGTGAGCCACCAGTCGCAGTTCCGGGTACCGCCCACGCCGCGGACGCCCCCGCTGCCGCGGCTGGACAGGTAGGGGAACTTCAACCCGGAGTTGCGCAGGGCCGTGCTCTTGCCCGTCCCTGGCGGGCCGATGATCAAATACCAGGGCAGCACCGCGAGTGCGTCCCGCCCTCCCCGGGCGAGCTTGGAGGTCTTCAGCGAGGCCACGGCCCGGGAGAACTCGGCCTTCATGGCCTGGATTTCAGGCTGAAGGTCCGGCCGTACCGTGCGCGCCTGCTCATCCGCCTGAGCGGTGATGTCCTCCTCGATCTTCTTCGCCGCCGCCTTGCGCGCACGGCGGCGGCGGATCCAGATCCGTACGGCCAGGAAGACCGCTCCCAACCCCGTGAGGACAAGACCCGTCCAGGGCGGCAAGCCCAGCTTGAACACCGCGCCCCACCCCAGGGCCACCAGCACCGCGATAAGCAGCGCGGCCTTCATGACTGCTCCTTCGTGATGGAGGCCAGGTGGAGTTCGATCTCATGGACCATCGTGGAGACATTGCGGTCCAGGCTCAGGTACAGCCCTCCGTAGATGAGCAGCGCCAGGGCCACGGAGCCCATGGACATGGTCAGCAACGAGGCACGCCGCTTCGCGGAGGCCAGACGCTCCGAGGGCCGCTCTCCATGGGGCGAGAGCACGTCGAAGTCGAAGGGGCTGGCCCGCTCCAGATCTTTCTGCACGGCGTCGATGAGCGTGAGCAACTCCAGCTCGCCCCCTCGAATACGGAAGTGGCCCTGGAAGCCGAACAGCAGGCAGAGGTAGTAGACCCGCAGCACCTCCACCCGGTGCGAATCCTTGCGAATCCCCGCCAACCGGTCGAAGAACCCGTCACCCGCCACGTTCTCGTCGAAGTAGTGGAGCTGCAGGGGGTTGCTCATCCAGAACTGGCGATATTGCTCGGGCTTTCCGAGCACCGTCTCGTCGATGAGCGCGACCAGGGCATAGGCCATGTCCTGCGCATCCTGATGGCTGAAGCCCAGCGTGGCGGCACGGCGGAGCACCTCGTCCACCACCCCGCGGAGACGGTGGTTCAGGGCTTCAGGCGGGGGCACCATGGCCGCCTCCGCCTGACGCAACTGGATGATGACGTCGAAGCAATCCTTCGTGGCTTCATTGACGCGGTCCATGAGGCTCCTGGCAAACGTGCCGCGAGGGCACTCAGCGGCCCACCATCGGCACGGCAAGCAGTTCGATGCTGGTACGGCTGACTTCGAAGGGCTGAGGCAGGTAGAGGGCCACGTTCCGCTCCCGCATGGCGTTCTTCCAGTAGCCATCCTGGACGGAGAGCACGAAGTACGAGGTTCCCGGCTGCAGCGGAATCTCGGGCGGGGGGCGGTAGGTCACCTTGATGGGCACCCCAGGAGAAGCCGCGTGGACCACGTTGCGGATCTCTGAACCGCTGGCCACTTTGATCAGCTTGGGAAGCTGCTCGGCCACCAGGTTCTCCGGCAGCTCGCTGCGCACGGTGAGGAAGAACTGGCCGCACCGGTCCAGCCGCTCGTCCGAGAGAGACCCCCGGAAGATCCGGTCGCTTCCCAGCTCCATGGCCACCGTGAGGCACTGCTCCAGCGCCACGTTGCGCATCAGCTCGTTGATGCGGCGGAACAACTCCCCGAAGGTGGCGTGCAAGTGCGTGAACTGGAAGGACGGGAGCGTGGAGGGATCCGCGTCCGGGGCAAAGGTGCACAGCTGTCCCGCGCACCGGCTCAGCATCAGGTACAGCTCCTGCGGCCTCAGGTTTCCCGCCTCCAGCGCATGGGAGAGGAACGGGATGATGCCGTTGAGCGTGTTCAACTCCAGGAACAGCGTGACGTCCGAAGCGGTGAACTCGAGCGCCGAGGCGTCGCGGTGCCTCCGCCGGGAGGCAATGGTGCGCTGCTTGCCAATCAGCAGGCGCAACAGGAGCCGCAGCTCGTTCGTCAGATAGGGCGAGGCATCGATGCGCAGGCAAGGCGGAATGTAGTGGTCAACGAGCACCAGGTTTCCGGACTTGTCCCGGGCCAGCTCGGCGATCTTGATGGCATCGAAGTCGTCCCGCGTCTCGCTCTCGAAGAGCAACCGGACGTTCCGCTGGGCGAACGCCACCGGGATGACCGAGGTCGAGGCATGCAGGTCGCTGATGGGCTGGTTCTTGGGGCTGAAGCGCGGGCTGGCTCCCACCCGGCCATTGACCCCGTAGCTCTCCACGCCATTGCGCTCCTTGGGAATGCCCAGGTAGACGTCCAGCGTGTGCTCCACGGCCGGAAAGTGCCCCTCGACCAACCGGGCCGCGGGCGCCTCTTCCTGCCCCCGCTCGAAGGTGATGGGCAGACCATCCGGCAGCACGCCCGAGAAGCGCAGCAACTGAACCTGCCCAGCGCGCAATGCCTCCATGTCGAACTCCTGGGACACCACGCCCCAGGTGTAGGGCAAGAGCGCGGCAAGGCGCGCCTCCAGCAGGGTCTCGTGGTACAGGTCCTGCTGCTGCATGTGCTGGGGACTCATGAACATCCCCTCCGACCAGACCACCCGCTGTGGGGGCTTCATGTCTTCCTCCGGAATGGCGGTTGTTCGCTTGGATTCGGATCTTCGAAGGTCCGCCCTCTCCCTTGGGAGGGCCCCGTTTTCAGAAGATCAATCTGATAGCCTTGCAACTTGAAGCGGAGCTGCTCATCCGTGGACCGGGGGAGCCCCCGCTCTGCCTCGGGCTGCTGGCCACATTGGCTCTTGGAGACGGTGGGCAACACCGTCAACGTGCGCCACGCATAGCCCAGAGGTTGCCGAAACAATCCCATCACCGCCACGTACCGGGCCTGGGGGTCGCGCTGAATCCACCGTCCGATCGATTGGTTGGGGGGCACGGTGAATTCAGCCACCTGGAGGAGATCCTCTTCCAGCAACGCTTCCGGCTTATTCCATAACTTCTGAAAGCTGGCTTGCTCCACCCGGAGGGTGTCTTTGAGTTGGAAGAGCTGCACCACCGTGGGCATGGAGCGCCCACGTGGATCTGGATTGACCCGATCCGCAGCCTCGAGATGCAAATAGAACGGTGGAGGCTCCGCGCACGCCGCAAGCTGCTTGCCCGCGCATGACGAGCAAGCCAACAGCAGCAGGCAAAACCCGATAAGCCCGGGCAGCCTCCGCGCAACGACGTTGTGATCCTCCTGTACCCCCACTGCACAGGCTTTCGACATGCATCCCCTGATTGCTTTGTGTTCCCCCCATCCCCCTGCCCAGTTGCCTCAGGCACGCTGTGCCTTCACTCGAGACTGCATGACTCCAAGTCCGAGCAAGGTTCACAACCCTTATAAGTGCACCGTACGACAATGACCATGAAGGGGTCAATGGCACGCAACCGATAGTTGCAGCACAGCAGTGCCTTTCTGCGGCTCCAGAAAGACACACCAAATGGGTTTTCCAGCCAAACCCCAGTTTACATCCTCATGGCATAACTCTTTCCGCGCCGAGAGGACTTGCTCTTCAAGACCGGCGCCGTCTGGAAAACCCCAACAACGCGAGCAGGCTCCAGAAACTGGCGGCCCCTGCAGCGACATCCAGACCCGAAGCACTGCACCCTGCCCCACCCGATAGCGTCCCTGTCTCCTTGGGCAGCAAGACCTTGAAATGAACCACGGGCGAATCCTCCTCGCTGTTGACGTTGTCCTTATCCGTGAACCTCCCGCTCAGCGAATGACTTCCCTCTTCCAAGCGATTTCCAGGCCGGAAGGTCCAGGTCCCGTCCACTCCTACTGAGGCTGTCCCGTGCGATGCACCATCAATCAAAACGGTGACCACACCGTTCGGATCGGCCGTTCCTGAAATAACAGGAGTTCCTGTATTGACCTCTGAACCGTCCGCAGGCTGAGCGATGTCTGGATACAAGGGGGCACCGACATGGACCTCCCAGTCCCAAGAGACAGGCGTAAGTTCTTCATTTCTGGCCTTGTCCCTGGCCTTAACCTGCAAGGTGTGCGGCCCCCTCAGAAGAGCTTCGGTGACATGCGTTTTATTACAGTCCACAAAAGTTTTCTTGTCGAGGTTGCACTGATAGGTGACGCCCTCTTCGCTCGCTGTGAATTCGAACTTCGCGACGCGATCCTTGGACACCTTATCAGGACGGGCAACGATGGTTGTCGTTGGCGGCTTGGTATCAACAACAAACGGCTTGGTCACAGGAGGCCCGCTGGAGTTTCCTGCCTCATCCACTGCACTGACTGAGACCACATATTCTTTATCCGTACCAAGATCACTACTCAACGTTGTCCACTGGCCGTTATCCGCAGCCTTGATATCGGGGAGCAACACATCACCGATACTTATTCTCACAGCACTCCGGGGCTCGGTCGTTCCTCTGATGAGCGGGGTTCTGGTAGACTCCAATGCATCAGGAAACATGATACTCACCACAGGTGGCATTGTATCGACCACCCAGTCGTAAGTTGCAACGGTCCCTATGTTACCGGCTTTATCCACCGCCCTCACGCGGAAGATTCGCGGTCCATCCGGAACTCTGTGGGACTGCCCAGAGTTACAATCAAAGAAACCTCCGTCTTTAGCCAGAGAACATTGAAACTTAGCCCAATCAACATCCTCCGAAGAGAATGTAAAAACCGCATCAGCGCTGTTATCCAATTCTCGGGGAGACGAATCAATACTGACTGATGGCGGTGCAAAATCGACTGTCCACGAATACTCGTCTAACACACTCTCATTGCCAGCAGCATCTCTCGCACGAACAACGAATCTGTGTGGGCCTTCTCCTATGGGAAATCTATCCTCCATTGAGCTAGAACACGGCCGGAATTCCCCCTCAGTAGGTTTCTCATCCTTGGGATTCAAGGCACAGTGAACCGCATGCACATCTCCAGGACTGGAAGAGGAGAAGGTAAACACCGCTTCATTCAACCTACTGTCTTTATCGGGCTTGCCATTGATCGTGATATTAGGCGGCGTGGAATCAACGCGCCAAAAATGATTAACAACCCCGGAATAATTGCCAGCTACATCCTTGGCTCTTACATAAATCCGATGATCGCCGTCCTGAACATTAAGTATCTCATGATGACTGGGGCATAAATCTGAATCACTTAACTGCGCTCTATCCATAGCACACTGTACCACCGGTCCTACATGATTATCAGTAGCCACAAAATCAAACACAGCTGTCTTAGACTTGGTTAGCGCGCCTAGACTCGTCTCGATCACAACACTTGGCTTCGCAAGATCTACCGTCCAAGGCCAGGACACTTCTTTGAGGTTGCCCGCCCAATCTATTGCCTGAACGCGGAACAACTGCGGGCCTGTATCAACAGCCACCTTAATAGATGTGTTAGCACTACAGAGGCTAAATCCACCATCTACTGTGCATTGTGTCACCGCCAAATTACCACACGTTCCACCACTACAGGCACAAACCGATTGGATGGAATCTGAAGCAGAAAACACAAAAGTCGCCTCAGTCTTATTGGTCGGCGAAGGCGGAACATTGTCCGTGTTCAAGACAAGATTTGGAGCGGTGTTATCAACACGGACAGAAGCAAAAGCTGGACTGGAAATTTCACTCGGAGGACCCACCTTGTTTGCAGTGACTTCAATGTTGTAGCACTGCCCTTCTATGAATTCTGTAACGCCCCCGTCTTCCTCTGGATACCCAATTTCCACTATCCACGAGCCCAAGCCTTCATCATTAACCGGGCCGCTCACGGCAATATCAGAACGAGCTACCCTGGTATTAACCTTCACCTTGACAGTAGATCCTAAAGTCGCAAACCCTTCGAGCTTCAGCTTCAATGATGCGTTTACCCAAACGTTCCCCTGGTTCTCGCTCCCCGGCTGTGGAATGGGCCTATCCTGAGCTTCGGTTACCTTTATCTTTAGAGGGGGATCCTCCAGATCTGCCCACTCCCCCCCGTCAAAATCTTCCGGAACACTCGCCCCCTCGCCCTGGGCATGACGACCGTTGGCGGTGCCAGCAGAACGCTCTTTCAGCGCTCCGTACCGATCACTGCCCCCTCCCAATGAATCCGGTCCAGCCAGTGCAGACAGGAAACTGACCCCCAGGAACACAAGCGTCACACAGTGCCATTGCTTCATAGGTGCTCCTCTTCCTGTGATGCATGGACCCTAATCGGGCCAAATGATGTGGAACTCCACCCGGCGGTTGTTCTCCCGGCCCATCGACGTGCTGGGGTTGTCGATGGGCCGTGTGTCTCCGTAGCCCCGGGCCTCCAGCCTCTCCGGCGCCACGCCCTTCTGGATGAGGTACTGGCGCACCGCCACCGCGCGGGCCTGTGACAGTTGCAGGTTGGCGGAAGCAAAGCCCCGGTTGTCCGTGTGAGCTCCCACGACGATCAGGGGAAACTCCGGGTGCTCCTGAATCACCTTCACCACCCAGTCCAGCAAGGAGCGCGAGGCGGGGTCCAGAATGGGCTGCGCGGGAACGAACAGGACCTTCCCCGTCAGCTCAAAGCGGGCCCGGGAGAGCGTCACGAGCGGCAGTTCATGGTCCGGACAGCCATGGTTCTCTTCCTTCCCGGCCGCATCGGGGCAGCTGTCGAACCGGTTCGCAATGGTGTCTCCATCCCGGTCGGACTCCGGACACCCCTGGAGCTTGGCCTCTCCTGGCTGGTCGGGGCACTGATCGACGTCGTCCTCGATCTCATCGTGATCCCGGTCCTTCTTCGCGCACCCCCGCGCCTCCGGCGGGCCTGCCTCCGCAGGGCAGGAGTCCACGTCGTTGGGCACTCCGTCTTGATCGTCGTCGGGCATGGGGCAGCCATTCCAGGCGGCCGCGCCCACTTCGCTCGGGCAGGCGTCCAACGCATCCTCGATTCCGTCACCGTCCAGGTCACGCCGCAGGCAGCCGTTGCGCTCGAGGGTCCCCGCCTCATAGGGGCAGCGATCCACCCCGTTGAGGACCCCATCCTGGTCTTCGTCCATGCTGGGGCACTCCTCCGCCGTGTGCTCCAAGTCCGTGGAGCAGTTGACGGAAGACTCCCCCGGCAAGCGCGGCGGCGTCACACTTCCAAAGGCGGTCCCCACCATCAGGCGGAACAACGGGGTCCCCAGGGCGGCGCCGATGCCCATGCCGCCCAGCGCGAACACCTCCATGGAATGATTCACGAGGTAGCGGGACCCCAGCAGGAACTCCACGGAGTCGCCCTGCGCCTCGTTCTGCCGATCGGCCAGGGGCACAGTGCCCCTCACATCCAATTCCCAGCGCAGCCGCCGACCCACGGTGGCGGCGACGGCGCCGATGCGGACCTCACTGCCCACCTGGGCTTGCTCGAAGACGGGATTGGGCAGGGCACTGAGCTTCTTGCGCAGCAGCACCTGGGTATCCAGGGCCACTCGAAACCAGCCAAACCGCCGACCCAGCATGAGTTGGGGAGTGACGTGCCCCCCCGCATCGCTGGACAACCCCGAGGCCTCTCCGAAAGGAAGTCCCACGCCCACGCCCAGCGCCACGTCTGCCCATCGGCCATTGCGCTGGGAAAGGGGACCCCACCGGACGCCCAGCACGGGGGTGGACAGCCCGTAGACCGGAGGCCGGACAAACCCCCGTCCACTCAAATCATCTCCCCCCTGGTGCGCCACCAGAGGAACCTGTGCGCCCAGTTCGAGCCAATCCCAAGGGGAATAGGCAGCCGCCAGGTGCGCGGACACCCGGTGCCCCACGATGCGATTCACTTCGCCGATGCGTGTCATGACAATCGGCTTGTTCTGGTATTGGCCCACGGTGGAGATCCGCAATTCCCCCTGCGGCAAGAGCTCTCCGGTTCCCAGCAGCAGGGACCCTGCCGCCCCCGGATTGAGTTCCAATCGCTCCAAGGGGAGTTCCGCCACCCCGGGCTCCGCCGCATTCGCCACGCCCACCGTCAGCCCGAGCCCCAGAAACGCCAGGAACAGCCCAGAATTGCCCCGCCTCATCAGGAATCTCCTCGCGGAGCATCCCGTTCGCCCATGACTCATGGACTCGTTTCCATGCGGTGAAGGTGAAGGACGGCACCGCCCGGCCCATTGGAAAGCCTCAAGGATGCGGCCCCGGTTTCTTGGCGAACGGATTTGAACTGTGCCCCCCTTGAACAGTTGCCCAGACGATACCACCCTCGCCACACAAAGGAAGACCCCTCCTGGCAGTCATGAAATGCAGGACTTCGCGTGCAGCCCTCCGCAGCGTCCCTCCCTCGCAACATTCCCAGGAAGTGTGGCACCTTGCGGGAAAGGGAGAGGGGCATGTTCAACTCATCCATCAAGGGCAGAATTATCAGCAACCATGTGGACAAGGAAAAACGCCTAAAAGACGAAACAGCAGACACCACTGACATCAATTACTTGTCGGCCAGGGGCTCCTGGAGCAAGCAATACCAGGATCTCCCCGACGATTCGCTGACGCGGGTCTGGCAGAAGCTGACGCCCGCAGCCGTGGTCGAAATGCTCATCAATGCCGCCTCCCGGCCTCACCCCCTCTCCACCGGGAAGAGCACCTCTTACCTCGCCAGCGAGATGCTGCGGGAGATGCGGCACTCCTCTTGGGTGATCAAAGGCACAGCGCACGCGGGTGGGCAGAACAACTCCACCAGCGCGGATCCCGAACTTCACATCACGGTGAAGCTCGGCACCAAGAGAGCCCGGCACCTGACATGCCGCGAGCAGCCGCGGCTTCACATCATCAAAATCTCGGAAGAGGATTGACTTGAACGCGCGCTGAAGGACGGCGCATGTCCGTCAGCGCGCGCGGCCAACTCCTCGGCATCACATCAGCACATAGGACTGGGGTTGCAACGGCTCGGGCGTGGGTTCTCCCAGCGCTTCGAGCAGTCCCCGCTCCGCCGTCCGGGCGATGGCGAGCAGGGGAAGCCCATTGGGCACCTGGCCGAAGGGGTTCTCCAGCTCATCGCCCAGCGCATCCAGCCCGAAGAAGGTATAGGCCAGGATGGCGGACAGCACCGGCGCCAGCCAGCCCAGCATCTCCGCCAAGCCAAAAGGCAATATCAGGCAGAACAGGTACGCCGTGCGGTGCAGCAGCACGGTGTACGCGAAGGGCAGGGGGGTGAAGCGGATGCGCTCGCAGGC encodes the following:
- a CDS encoding OmpA family protein, with protein sequence MRRGNSGLFLAFLGLGLTVGVANAAEPGVAELPLERLELNPGAAGSLLLGTGELLPQGELRISTVGQYQNKPIVMTRIGEVNRIVGHRVSAHLAAAYSPWDWLELGAQVPLVAHQGGDDLSGRGFVRPPVYGLSTPVLGVRWGPLSQRNGRWADVALGVGVGLPFGEASGLSSDAGGHVTPQLMLGRRFGWFRVALDTQVLLRKKLSALPNPVFEQAQVGSEVRIGAVAATVGRRLRWELDVRGTVPLADRQNEAQGDSVEFLLGSRYLVNHSMEVFALGGMGIGAALGTPLFRLMVGTAFGSVTPPRLPGESSVNCSTDLEHTAEECPSMDEDQDGVLNGVDRCPYEAGTLERNGCLRRDLDGDGIEDALDACPSEVGAAAWNGCPMPDDDQDGVPNDVDSCPAEAGPPEARGCAKKDRDHDEIEDDVDQCPDQPGEAKLQGCPESDRDGDTIANRFDSCPDAAGKEENHGCPDHELPLVTLSRARFELTGKVLFVPAQPILDPASRSLLDWVVKVIQEHPEFPLIVVGAHTDNRGFASANLQLSQARAVAVRQYLIQKGVAPERLEARGYGDTRPIDNPSTSMGRENNRRVEFHIIWPD
- a CDS encoding Ig-like domain-containing protein is translated as MKQWHCVTLVFLGVSFLSALAGPDSLGGGSDRYGALKERSAGTANGRHAQGEGASVPEDFDGGEWADLEDPPLKIKVTEAQDRPIPQPGSENQGNVWVNASLKLKLEGFATLGSTVKVKVNTRVARSDIAVSGPVNDEGLGSWIVEIGYPEEDGGVTEFIEGQCYNIEVTANKVGPPSEISSPAFASVRVDNTAPNLVLNTDNVPPSPTNKTEATFVFSASDSIQSVCACSGGTCGNLAVTQCTVDGGFSLCSANTSIKVAVDTGPQLFRVQAIDWAGNLKEVSWPWTVDLAKPSVVIETSLGALTKSKTAVFDFVATDNHVGPVVQCAMDRAQLSDSDLCPSHHEILNVQDGDHRIYVRAKDVAGNYSGVVNHFWRVDSTPPNITINGKPDKDSRLNEAVFTFSSSSPGDVHAVHCALNPKDEKPTEGEFRPCSSSMEDRFPIGEGPHRFVVRARDAAGNESVLDEYSWTVDFAPPSVSIDSSPRELDNSADAVFTFSSEDVDWAKFQCSLAKDGGFFDCNSGQSHRVPDGPRIFRVRAVDKAGNIGTVATYDWVVDTMPPVVSIMFPDALESTRTPLIRGTTEPRSAVRISIGDVLLPDIKAADNGQWTTLSSDLGTDKEYVVSVSAVDEAGNSSGPPVTKPFVVDTKPPTTTIVARPDKVSKDRVAKFEFTASEEGVTYQCNLDKKTFVDCNKTHVTEALLRGPHTLQVKARDKARNEELTPVSWDWEVHVGAPLYPDIAQPADGSEVNTGTPVISGTADPNGVVTVLIDGASHGTASVGVDGTWTFRPGNRLEEGSHSLSGRFTDKDNVNSEEDSPVVHFKVLLPKETGTLSGGAGCSASGLDVAAGAASFWSLLALLGFSRRRRS